The following proteins come from a genomic window of Myroides odoratus DSM 2801:
- a CDS encoding cell wall assembly protein: protein MNSTMVKQEFTALFKGYKIPKELKSLLEFQVSENIPSYYSNAIYLMTEETPLIESFSTEEEFLKAFIPFAEANSSGSIYAFWINNKEVDDLTQTPIVAFGDEGGVFVVAKNIQELLQIAAYDVEAVVFEDEFYFQDKEVLEEEGEFNSAEFCTEYLDWLRTEAKLKPILTIEGVDAIVDHAQTMYQEKLEQYIKRFV from the coding sequence ATGAACAGTACAATGGTAAAACAAGAATTTACTGCATTATTTAAAGGGTACAAAATTCCTAAGGAATTAAAGAGCTTATTAGAGTTTCAAGTATCCGAAAACATTCCCTCTTATTATTCAAATGCGATTTATTTAATGACAGAAGAAACCCCACTGATTGAAAGTTTTTCAACAGAAGAGGAGTTTCTAAAAGCATTTATTCCTTTTGCTGAAGCAAATAGCTCAGGAAGTATCTATGCTTTTTGGATTAATAACAAAGAAGTAGATGATTTAACTCAAACTCCTATCGTTGCCTTTGGTGATGAAGGTGGTGTTTTTGTCGTTGCTAAAAATATTCAAGAATTATTGCAGATAGCCGCGTATGATGTGGAAGCTGTGGTATTTGAAGATGAATTTTATTTTCAAGATAAAGAAGTATTAGAAGAGGAAGGAGAATTTAATTCTGCTGAATTCTGTACAGAGTATTTGGATTGGTTGCGTACAGAAGCAAAGTTAAAACCAATCTTGACCATCGAGGGTGTAGATGCTATCGTTGATCATGCTCAAACAATGTATCAAGAAAAATTAGAACAGTATATCAAACGTTTTGTTTAG
- a CDS encoding TraB/GumN family protein, which yields MKRLFLLHFLFICTFFTSFAQEQLPKSILWEISGNGLVESSYLLGTFHLVCTEDLHVADKVLTAIEAVDQIALEVNLADIDELMSIQELMVSNTTLSSQLTEEEQEEFRTLLKSKYAIDLEVVDHFPPILAMSMLAVKDIPCEVTGYDMEILNVGLSKKKYFLGLERFKDQIEITNRIYTAKEILTQLREKEETTADFEMMVAAFNQEDIEMLYQMATDSKSLSAEGKTLLLDNRNRAWIEKMIDLMPKERTLFAVGAGHLAGEVGVIALLREKGYTVKAILK from the coding sequence ATGAAACGTTTATTTCTACTTCACTTTCTTTTTATATGCACCTTTTTTACAAGTTTCGCTCAAGAACAACTACCAAAATCTATTCTTTGGGAGATTAGTGGCAATGGTTTAGTAGAATCTTCCTATTTATTGGGAACGTTTCACCTCGTCTGTACAGAGGATTTACACGTAGCGGATAAAGTTTTAACGGCTATTGAGGCTGTGGATCAAATTGCTTTAGAGGTGAATTTGGCGGATATCGATGAATTAATGAGCATACAAGAGTTGATGGTTTCCAACACTACGTTATCCTCTCAACTGACTGAAGAAGAGCAAGAAGAGTTTCGTACGCTGTTAAAAAGTAAATATGCCATTGATTTAGAAGTCGTCGATCACTTTCCTCCAATCCTTGCTATGAGTATGTTGGCTGTTAAAGATATTCCTTGTGAAGTTACGGGATATGATATGGAAATTTTAAATGTGGGGTTGAGTAAAAAGAAATACTTTTTAGGCTTAGAACGTTTTAAAGATCAAATAGAAATCACCAATCGCATTTATACTGCCAAAGAAATTCTGACACAGCTGAGAGAAAAAGAGGAAACAACTGCTGATTTTGAGATGATGGTTGCTGCTTTTAATCAAGAAGATATAGAAATGCTGTATCAGATGGCTACTGATTCTAAGTCATTATCAGCAGAGGGAAAAACCTTGTTATTGGATAATCGCAACCGCGCTTGGATAGAAAAGATGATTGACTTGATGCCTAAAGAACGTACCTTATTTGCTGTAGGTGCGGGACATTTAGCAGGAGAAGTTGGTGTAATTGCCCTATTGAGAGAAAAGGGGTATACAGTCAAGGCAATTTTAAAGTAA
- a CDS encoding CD225/dispanin family protein gives MDHNQFNQEFDHAVSNKQNQMPAKPNNYLALSIVSTILGFCSCIGLLLGIVAIVMSAQSGKKYEQGDYDGAVKAAKNAKIISFIVLAIFVLHIAYSWYNIQQLGGWDAYIETIQEAMRQGQAGM, from the coding sequence ATGGATCACAATCAGTTTAACCAAGAGTTTGATCATGCAGTAAGTAATAAGCAGAATCAAATGCCAGCGAAGCCTAATAATTATTTAGCTTTGTCTATCGTATCAACAATTTTAGGTTTTTGTTCGTGTATTGGACTTTTACTGGGTATTGTTGCAATTGTAATGTCTGCACAGTCAGGTAAAAAATATGAGCAAGGAGATTATGATGGAGCAGTAAAAGCTGCAAAAAATGCAAAAATTATTAGCTTTATTGTGTTAGCTATTTTTGTTCTTCACATTGCTTATAGTTGGTATAATATCCAGCAGTTAGGTGGATGGGATGCTTATATTGAGACTATTCAAGAAGCGATGAGACAAGGGCAAGCTGGAATGTAA
- a CDS encoding DUF2752 domain-containing protein, whose product MQIFYRILFYVLLPIGIVVAVSKGLSYFPAVVTCSIKDYTGWDCPGCGGQRAIDAIIKGKFKDAFYYNQLIYLYLGVMLYIYVLFVESYILKNKRFMQRFGFSNTFAFLFVGIILFFFIIRNV is encoded by the coding sequence ATGCAGATTTTTTATCGGATTCTTTTTTACGTCCTGCTTCCTATCGGAATTGTAGTTGCCGTAAGTAAAGGATTGAGTTATTTTCCTGCGGTTGTAACCTGCTCAATAAAAGACTATACCGGATGGGATTGCCCAGGGTGTGGTGGACAAAGAGCAATCGATGCAATCATTAAAGGAAAATTTAAAGATGCATTCTATTATAATCAGCTGATATATCTTTACCTAGGAGTCATGCTCTATATATATGTACTCTTTGTGGAAAGCTATATACTGAAAAACAAAAGATTTATGCAGCGATTTGGATTTAGTAATACGTTTGCATTTCTCTTTGTAGGAATAATACTCTTCTTTTTTATTATAAGAAATGTATAA
- a CDS encoding S8 family serine peptidase, whose product MKKNTLLLFSLFSLWGVSMNAQTEQIRKKIISTYDKLNVEEAKAFEKARIEEKEFAYKMAKENNKPISGITEDGRVFSLQRINENGSYIYYTTSNAGSRKTTRVNDIAPGGSLGLNLDGTGMLVGVWDGQPALDTHVEFQGDTGGSRMTLRRPLLNLGTASQDERLSFERGRSHATHVSGTIAAKGVNASAKGMAPAARIISYDWDRDTQYMRQAARTDALLVSNHSYGYTAIDDGGRPVLAVRDFGTYDFTSADFDKLTFEYKYYQPVIAAGNDRDNFRIINPTKNGNDLLTGSAVAKNTIVVAAVQEVANYTGPASVVMSEFSNFGPTNDFRIKPDISSKGVRVFSSNYELPTPITGVPRTNLYSNSSGTSMAAPSVTGVIALWQQWAMEKNNNAFKSATIRALMAHTADEAGSAKGPDHKFGWGLINAKGGVQILEGSKVSGVVLEENVLVQGSTYEKQFSVGESGINVIVTIAWTDPEGSLTNGDNSDENYAKNNPSLVNDLDLRVFKDGVEYLPWRLNKDFNNLVAQKGDNNVDNIEKIEIEGAEAGIYTAKVTHKGVLRGGSQEFSIIMSRSDFNNLSTEEFELTDLSFAIWPNPVVDQLNVTIPEEVNVKGMSIQVFDMTGRLVQSLPTLSSNQVEVDMKGLSSGTYFVKIKGNGFDKTERIVKK is encoded by the coding sequence ATGAAAAAAAATACCTTGTTGTTATTCAGCTTGTTTTCCTTGTGGGGAGTGAGCATGAATGCGCAAACGGAACAAATTCGTAAAAAAATTATTTCTACTTACGATAAGTTGAATGTAGAAGAAGCTAAGGCCTTTGAAAAAGCGAGAATTGAAGAGAAAGAATTCGCTTATAAAATGGCTAAAGAAAACAATAAACCAATTTCAGGAATTACGGAAGATGGTAGAGTGTTTTCTTTACAGCGAATTAATGAAAATGGTTCGTATATATACTATACTACAAGTAATGCAGGAAGTAGAAAAACAACAAGAGTAAATGATATAGCACCAGGTGGAAGCTTAGGTTTAAACTTAGATGGAACAGGAATGCTTGTAGGGGTATGGGATGGTCAACCAGCTTTAGATACACATGTGGAATTTCAAGGAGATACGGGTGGAAGTCGTATGACATTGAGAAGGCCTTTGCTTAATCTTGGTACAGCTTCACAAGATGAACGTTTGAGTTTTGAACGTGGACGATCACATGCTACACACGTATCGGGAACAATCGCTGCAAAAGGAGTCAATGCTTCTGCAAAAGGAATGGCGCCAGCTGCGAGAATAATTAGTTATGATTGGGATAGAGATACGCAATATATGCGTCAAGCTGCAAGAACAGATGCGTTATTGGTATCGAATCACTCCTACGGATATACAGCAATTGACGATGGCGGACGTCCAGTGCTCGCAGTTAGGGATTTCGGAACGTATGATTTTACAAGTGCTGATTTTGATAAACTTACTTTTGAATATAAATACTATCAACCAGTTATTGCAGCTGGGAATGATAGAGATAATTTTAGAATCATTAACCCTACTAAAAATGGAAATGATTTACTTACAGGATCTGCGGTAGCTAAAAATACAATTGTTGTAGCAGCAGTTCAAGAAGTTGCTAACTATACGGGGCCTGCAAGTGTAGTAATGTCTGAGTTTAGTAACTTTGGACCTACAAATGATTTTCGTATTAAACCCGATATTTCGTCTAAAGGGGTAAGAGTATTTTCTAGTAATTACGAATTGCCAACACCTATAACAGGAGTGCCTAGAACTAATTTATATTCAAATTCTAGTGGTACATCCATGGCCGCTCCTTCAGTGACAGGTGTGATTGCCTTATGGCAACAATGGGCGATGGAGAAAAATAACAATGCATTCAAGTCAGCAACAATTCGCGCGTTGATGGCACATACTGCTGATGAAGCTGGAAGTGCAAAAGGACCAGATCATAAATTTGGATGGGGATTAATCAATGCAAAAGGGGGTGTTCAAATTCTGGAAGGAAGTAAAGTGAGTGGTGTAGTTTTAGAAGAGAATGTATTAGTACAAGGTTCAACATATGAAAAACAGTTTTCAGTAGGGGAAAGTGGAATTAATGTTATTGTTACAATTGCTTGGACTGACCCAGAAGGTTCATTAACGAATGGAGATAACTCGGATGAAAATTATGCAAAGAATAATCCTTCTTTAGTGAATGATTTAGATTTACGTGTATTTAAAGACGGAGTAGAGTATTTGCCTTGGCGATTAAATAAAGACTTCAATAATCTAGTTGCTCAAAAAGGAGATAATAATGTTGATAATATTGAGAAAATTGAAATTGAAGGAGCGGAAGCTGGTATTTATACAGCGAAAGTAACGCATAAAGGTGTATTAAGAGGAGGAAGCCAAGAGTTTTCAATTATTATGAGCCGTAGCGATTTCAATAATTTATCTACTGAAGAGTTTGAGTTGACAGATTTATCTTTTGCTATTTGGCCAAATCCAGTAGTGGATCAGTTGAATGTAACGATTCCAGAAGAGGTTAATGTGAAAGGGATGTCTATTCAGGTATTTGATATGACAGGTCGTTTGGTACAAAGCTTACCAACACTATCCTCAAATCAAGTAGAAGTAGATATGAAAGGATTGTCATCAGGTACTTATTTTGTGAAGATAAAAGGCAATGGCTTTGACAAGACAGAGCGTATTGTAAAAAAATAA
- a CDS encoding RNA polymerase sigma factor — protein MRVNIEKEFLEQVNDHKGILFKVAKLYMDTKADQEDLYQEMICQLWKSYNSFKGSSQFSTWMYRVCLNTAITYFKKDSKRSKSTFRLNGEEQYLRNEESCLEVENQITYLYKAIHELNDIEKALIFLYLEGFSHLDIGTNLGISEGNARVKLNRTKNKLQEIIKRNGYEF, from the coding sequence GTGCGAGTCAACATAGAAAAAGAGTTTTTAGAACAGGTTAATGACCATAAAGGTATCTTATTTAAGGTAGCGAAGCTCTATATGGATACCAAAGCAGATCAAGAAGATTTGTATCAAGAGATGATTTGCCAGCTTTGGAAGTCTTATAATAGCTTTAAAGGCAGCAGTCAATTTTCAACCTGGATGTATCGGGTATGTCTGAATACCGCTATTACTTATTTTAAAAAAGATAGCAAAAGGTCAAAGTCAACGTTTCGTTTAAATGGAGAAGAACAGTATTTGCGGAATGAAGAGAGTTGTTTGGAAGTTGAAAATCAAATTACCTATCTCTATAAAGCCATTCATGAACTGAATGACATTGAAAAGGCTTTGATTTTCCTATACCTAGAAGGATTTTCTCATTTAGATATTGGTACTAATCTTGGGATTTCAGAAGGAAATGCCAGAGTAAAATTGAATCGGACAAAAAATAAATTACAAGAAATTATAAAGAGAAATGGATATGAATTTTGA